The proteins below are encoded in one region of Danio rerio strain Tuebingen ecotype United States chromosome 14, GRCz12tu, whole genome shotgun sequence:
- the rarres3l gene encoding retinoic acid receptor responder 3-like, whose amino-acid sequence MAPTKFDQKPEPGDLIEIFRGGYQHWAIYVGEGYGIHLAPPSEHAQAGAYSMMSVLYDKAIVKKEELYEIVGNDKYQINNLLDDKYEPRDICDILRDAHSLLGRELPYCVFSGNCEHFVTELRYGKAHSRQVRNAVEVGVGIGVAAAIGVGLLAAAAAIFGPKNKDKQTH is encoded by the exons ATGGCACCGACAAAG TTTGATCAGAAGCCAGAGCCCGGAGATCTGATTGAAATCTTCAGAGGTGGATATCAGCACTGGGCTATATATGTGGGTGAAGGTTATGGGATTCACCTGGCTCCACCCT CTGAACATGCTCAAGCTGGAGCCTACAGTATGATGTCAGTGCTGTATGACAAAGCCATAGTGAAGAAAGAAGAGCTTTATGAAATCGTTGGCAATGATAAATATCAGATCAACAACCTCCTGGATGACAAATATGAGCCACGAGATATTTGTGATATTCTGCGGGACGCGCACAGCCTTTTGGGGCGAGAACTTCCATATTGCGTGTTTAGTGGGAACTGTGAGCACTTTGTTACGGAGCTGAGATACGGAAAGGCTCACTCTCGACAG GTGCGAAACGCAGTGGAGGTCGGTGTTGGAATTGGTGTTGCTGCAGCCATCGGTGTCGGGCTTCTTGCAGCTGCAGCTGCCATTTTTGGTCCAAAAAACAAAGATAAGCAAACACACTGA